The region ATTCGCAGTACAGTCTACACACCCTAATGCTGTTGACTTTATCCTAGCAGCCTCTGGGCTAACAGGGTTCATTGCTTGGTTAGGTATTGCGATTAGTCACTATAGATTTAGAAGAGCATTCCACGCTCAAAACAAGAATTTAGATGCGTTAATATACAAAGCTAAGTGGTTCCCATTTGGACCATTATTTGCCTTATTCCTTTGTGTGCTAGTTATCATCGGACAAGATTCTAAACTTATTATGGAAGGAGTATTTGACTGGAGAGGAATGCTAATCACCTATATGGGAATACCTTTCTTCTTAGCTTTTTACTTATACCATAAGCTTAAATTTAAAACAAAGCTAATCCCGCTTAAAGATGTGGATTTAAAAAGATAATACCTTTTATAGGTAACAGGAAACAGGAAACGAAAAAAGCGTGAGTTTAGACTCACGCTTTTTGTATTATAAGAGTTAAAATACTAATTTTTAATCTTTATACTTATTATCCCAAAGCTTGTAGCAAAAGATCCATTGATAAAATCTTTTCCAGGAATTTTTTTGTATTCAAAACTCTCTATCTTATCTACAGATATACCTTTAAAATAAGAAGATTTCTTCAATTCTATATTATTTTCAGAGCCTACTAATATAACAGCAAATTCTCCTTTTTCCAATAACGGTAACGCCCCTTGGTTAAAGAACTTTGTTGAACTCAAATAAACACTTTCAATATACTCCTGTAAATCAATTGCATTCTCTTTATTTAACATTGTTGCATCTTCAACATCTAATTTTAGAGACACTGTTAACTTTTTAGTACTTTCTTGTGCATAGATATTACTTGCTAAACACAAAATCAAAAACACCCCAATTTTTCTCATACTTTTTAATTTATACTAATAATTTAAATCAACTAATTACCTTTGTACTTACTTCCAGAGTATACTACTAGATGGTTGCACATCTGTTTATACATCGGTGTTTCTAGACCTAAGAGGACACCTTGTCTTACCATATACCCACCCATAATGCCTAATTCATTGTGTTCTTTAAGAGCTGTAAAGTCACTGTGCATCGAAGTAGTTGATTCATATGGAATCGCTTTTAATCGCTCTGTAATAACACTTACGATATCAGCTGATAATGCTACACCTTTCTTCTTTCCTATAGCCGAAGCCTCTACTAATAACTGCTTCATTTCTTCTGGATGATGTTCCATTACACCTCCGAAAGTACTGTTATAGTAAGCAGTTGCCATTGCAGAGGCAGATACTAAGATATACTTCTCCCATACCTCTCTTGAGATTTCGGAAGTAGCCTCTGCATTTACATTAGCCTCCTTTAAGACAGTCTCAAAGTCGCTCATTTCCTGTGTCACCTCCCTATCTCGTCCAAAAAGAATACGTTGTCTTCCACTAGGGTTATCAATCACTCCAGCCTCTTTTAAACGAGAAACCATATACGTACAGCCTTGCCATACTCTAGCTTCTCCAAATACAGCTACAAGTTGCTCATACGCCTCTACTCCATTAAGCAGAGGGATAATCACTGTATGTTCTCCCACACATCCCTTCATATCAGCTATGGTCTGAGATAAGTCATATCCTTTAGTGGCGATGATGATATAATCTGTATGCTTAATATCACTCCAACTAGAAGTAGCTAAAGCAGGATGTCCTACTACTTCACTGTCTTTTGACAGTACCGTTAATCCCTTTTCTTTAACAGCATCAAGGTGCTTACCTCTCGCTACAAAACATACTTCTATATCCTGACTATCTTGATATTTATTTGCTAGTAATCCTCCATAAAATCCTCCTACTCCACCAAGCCCTACTATTGTTATTCTCTTTTTATTTTTCATTGTTTTTTTATTATTTTTCTGTGATGTTGTGATGTTGGCCCTTTATTAACTTGTAAAAGATGATTATCTTGAACAAAAGACGACATCACTATTCCATTTTGAAAGGTAATTTAATTAAATGAGAAGACAAAAGAACTAAATAACAAAAGCCGCTCCCCCAAGGCAACGGCTTTTATTGTTATTTTGTAAAGTCGTGATGTTGTGGTATTGTTCTTTGATTAAATTCACTTTTAAAAAGATAGTTCTCTTGA is a window of Myroides oncorhynchi DNA encoding:
- a CDS encoding ketopantoate reductase family protein, with the translated sequence MKNKKRITIVGLGGVGGFYGGLLANKYQDSQDIEVCFVARGKHLDAVKEKGLTVLSKDSEVVGHPALATSSWSDIKHTDYIIIATKGYDLSQTIADMKGCVGEHTVIIPLLNGVEAYEQLVAVFGEARVWQGCTYMVSRLKEAGVIDNPSGRQRILFGRDREVTQEMSDFETVLKEANVNAEATSEISREVWEKYILVSASAMATAYYNSTFGGVMEHHPEEMKQLLVEASAIGKKKGVALSADIVSVITERLKAIPYESTTSMHSDFTALKEHNELGIMGGYMVRQGVLLGLETPMYKQMCNHLVVYSGSKYKGN